The sequence CAAGCAGAAACAGGCCGAACAGGCATTCAAGGCCGGTCTGAACTATGTCGACAGACCTCAGCACTTTGACCTGCATTACCCCATCGGAATACAACTTCAGCCACATGAGCTATACCAAGCACGATACGATGGCCCCCACTGCCACGCCTGTGGCAGCCGCCTGATATGCAACGGCTGCAGCCATTGCGGAAAATGTGGCGGAGATGTTTGGTAAAATTGCCAAAACTTAATAACGACGGAACCAATGAAAAACGGCCAAATACCCAAAATCCATGGATATTTGGCCGTTCTTTTAGTGGCGGAGCTCACAGGAAATCTTGGTAATCACGCCATTCTTTACCGTGAATTCTATTTCCTTGGCACCATCTGCCGTGAAATATTTGTATTCCGTATCCTGACGGTCAACATCAACCTTGTCCGCCTGTCCATACGCCGCATTAAGTTTGTCAGCACTCATGCCCAGTGTAATGCCTGCCGGGGTTTTGACTTCGCCACTCTTAACCACCACTTCTTCTACCACGCCGGGACGGTCATCATCAACTTTGATAATAAGCCCACTCTTGAAGACAGTCTTTTCGTAGTCGGCGTAAACTATCTCGCCACCAAGCTTTTTAGCCTGCTCCAGGCTCATGCCGGGTTCAATTCCACCAAGGGATACCTGCTGGGGAGCCACACTGGCAAAGGCCGTTGCAGCTGCTGCCATAAGCGTACCAAGAATCATAGCAGATAATTTCTTGTTGATTTTCATAAGAACCTCCAATCAAATGCACGTAAACTTCTTATACCTATGCATATCCTACAAGACTTCGATGAAAAACGTCTGTAATATTGCCGCTTTTTTCACAATTTCATACTCTCCAGCAAAGCCCCATTTGAGGCGATAACATCCCTGTACCATAAAAAAGACTTTTTCCGATACCGTGCCAGGGTTCCCGAACCATCGTCATTACGGTCAACATACACAAAGCCATAACGCTTCGAAATCTGGGCGGTGGATGCTGATACCAAATCAATGCAGCCCCAGCTGGTATAGCCCATGACTTCCACACCATCCTTGATGGCCTCTTCTACCTGACGCAGATGGGCTGACATGTAATTTATGCGGTAATCATCATTCACGGTTTTGCTGCCCTTGCCGTCATCGATAAGCACGTCCTTAGCACCAAGACCATTTTCCACAATGAACAGGGGCTTTTGCCAGCGGTCATAAAATTTATTCAGGGTATAACGCAGCCCTTTGGGGTCTATAGGCCAGCCCCAGTCGCTGGCTTTCAGATAGGGGTTTTTCTTGCCTCCCATGAAATTGCCCACGATTTCTTCGCCGTCAACACCTTCGCAAAGGCTCAGGTAGTAGCTGAAGGAGACAAAATTCACGGTATGTTCCTTCAGAAGCTGCAGCTCTTCTGGTGTAGATTTAATTTCAATGCCTTTTTCCCGGAAATACCGCTTCATATAGCCAGGATACTCGCCCCGCACATGCATATCACCGAAGAAATCATTAAAATGGTCGATTTCCATGACCTTGATGATGTCATCAGGATTAGGCGTCAAGGGATAAGTCGGCATAGCCAGAATCATGCATCCAACCTTGGCTTCCGGCATGATTTCATGTGCCAGCTTTGTGGCCAGGGCTGAGGCAACGAACTCATGATGCACCGCCTGATAGAGCTCCGACAGGGACAATTCTTCCTTAGGGGTGACAATACCGCCGCTCATAAAGGGGGAATGAAGGACGGAATTGATTTCGTTGAAGGTCAGCCAATATTTGACCTGGCCCTTGTAACGCTGAAAAATTGTCCGCACATAGTTAGCGTAAAAATCTATCATCTGGTGATTGGCCCAGCCGTTGTACTTGCGGGCCAGATGCAAAGGCGTTTCATAATGGGAAATGGTGACCAATGGTTCCATGCCATACTTGTGGCAGGTGGCAAAGAGCCGGTCATAAAAGGCCAACCCCTGCTCATTGGGCTGCTGTTCATCTCCTTTGGGGAAGATGCGGCTCCAGGCAATGGATGTGCGGAAAACCTTAAAGCCCATTTCCGAGAGCAGCTTGATATCTTCCTCATAACGATGATAAAAGTCAATGCCCTTTAGCTTCAGATTATCTGCCGTAGGCTCCTCAGTAGGGGCAGATTTCAGCCCCTGGGGCAGGACATCCTGAATGGACAGGCCCTTGCCATCCTCGTTATAGGCTCCTTCGCACTGATTGGCGGCTACAGCACCGCCCCATAAAAAATTCTTGGGAAATGACATCTTGTTCTCCTATTCCGCCTGTAAAATCACTCTGGCATAGCGGGTAATTGGCGGCTCGCCACTATCTGTAACTTCACAGATGATATGAATGGTCTCCCCACTGCTTATATTTTGAGGTACCGTAAAGGATACACTGCTTTCTTTGGCCGTCAGGGATACCTTTGCTCCATAGCTGCCCGCTTCCTCATACTGATACCATTTATAGCTAATCTTGTCCCCATCAGGATCCTTCCCCAATGCATGGAGGGTAATCTTTTGCCCCTGTTTTACCTTCAGGTCAAGACCTTCCTGAATTTTTACCTCAGGTGCATGATTGGCTTCCTTATAGTCCTTCAGTGTCCAGGCAACTCTGGCGGCAAAATCGTTTTGTAAATCTTTAATCCAGCGGGTCTGGGAATAAAATCTGTCCTTCTTGCCCAACTCAGGATTATAGTCGAAGGATGCCAGATTATCCTCCCATACATTATCCGCTACTGCAGAAGGAGATAATCTGCCGCTCCAACCGCCATAGCTGAAATCTTCTGCGGAACGCAGGCCATTATTAACAAGATACAGATAGGAAGGAGAGTCCCCTTCCGAAATCAGGTCGTATTTTGCAAACCCAATTTCCTTGGCTTTTTCCATATCACCAAATACATCCTGAGGGTCACCTGCCAGTTTATGCCCGTCACCATAGGTCATATAGCTGCCGCCAATGGGGCCTTGCAGTATGTTTTCCTTCATCCACTTGCCGCCAAAGTAGGGCTGCTGTGAGGCCGGTGCCACCTTGTTCCAGATATAGGCCAGGCTGGCAAATTGTTCCTTGTTGAAAGCAACCTTGATATTAGGCCAGTTGATGGCAATGTATTTTTTATAGGTTTCATCCTGGTCCATGATGTTGTAGAGAATCGCTTTTTTGCCGACATGGTCATAAATATGCTGCCATTCAGCGGTGCCCTTGTACTTGTCTTCGATGGATTTCAAGGCTCTGGCAAAGGTATTGCTGCCGCCCCAGGTTTCAAAATGAATGGGCTCCGTAGAATCTTCCAGCAACAGTTTTTCTATCCACAAAGAACCTTCGGTGTCCTTGGCCATTTCTCCTTCAAATTCGATGTTGCCCACTTTGACCAGGGACTGCAATTTGTCCGCCGTGGGATAGTTTTTATCATGCTGCACCAGTTTCGGATATACGCTGCGGTACTTCTCGATATATTCCTTTATCCAGTCAGTGCCGCACCAACGCAAATCCGTATGCTTGCCAGGGTGGTATTCTTTTACCCACTTCATATTGGACTCAAATTCCGTGCCCTTGCCATCACCCTTGTAATGCCACATGGAGCTTGAGTAAATAATCCCCCGCACATCCACATCATTGATATAAAGCAGGAAACGCAGGAAGGAATCCATATCATCTACTTCACCATCGGTCATAACCACCGTCTGTAGTCTTTCTGCGGCATTAACTGTATTATTTTGCGGAAGGATAGCCGACATGGCTACACCTCCCAGCAAAAGAGCTGCCAACTTTTTCTTATTCATGCCATACTCCTCTTACACTGTCGTCAACAACAAATCAGCAAAAGATACCTTATTTTCCTTGGTAACATTTATCTCGCTGTACTCGCTTGTATTGGTAACAATAACTGGCGTAATGGTCTTGTAGCCTTCCTCCCGGATTTTTTCCGGGGAAAATTCAATCAGGGTCTGGCCAGCAGTTACCTTATCTCCCTGTGCCACCAAAGCCTTAAAATACTTGCCTTCCAGCTTTACGGTGTCCATACCGACATGAATCAGGACTTCACGGCCATCATCCAAGGTCAGGCCTACTGCATGACCTGTGGGAAAAATAGTGGTTACCACACCATCAGCGGGAGCAATAACCCGACCTTCATCCGGCTCAATGGCTACGCCCTGGCCCATGCAGCCGGAAGCAAACACGTTATCGGGCACTTCTTCCAAAGGAACAATTTTG comes from Selenomonas ruminantium subsp. lactilytica TAM6421 and encodes:
- a CDS encoding glycoside hydrolase family 1 protein — protein: MSFPKNFLWGGAVAANQCEGAYNEDGKGLSIQDVLPQGLKSAPTEEPTADNLKLKGIDFYHRYEEDIKLLSEMGFKVFRTSIAWSRIFPKGDEQQPNEQGLAFYDRLFATCHKYGMEPLVTISHYETPLHLARKYNGWANHQMIDFYANYVRTIFQRYKGQVKYWLTFNEINSVLHSPFMSGGIVTPKEELSLSELYQAVHHEFVASALATKLAHEIMPEAKVGCMILAMPTYPLTPNPDDIIKVMEIDHFNDFFGDMHVRGEYPGYMKRYFREKGIEIKSTPEELQLLKEHTVNFVSFSYYLSLCEGVDGEEIVGNFMGGKKNPYLKASDWGWPIDPKGLRYTLNKFYDRWQKPLFIVENGLGAKDVLIDDGKGSKTVNDDYRINYMSAHLRQVEEAIKDGVEVMGYTSWGCIDLVSASTAQISKRYGFVYVDRNDDGSGTLARYRKKSFLWYRDVIASNGALLESMKL
- a CDS encoding DUF1593 domain-containing protein encodes the protein MNKKKLAALLLGGVAMSAILPQNNTVNAAERLQTVVMTDGEVDDMDSFLRFLLYINDVDVRGIIYSSSMWHYKGDGKGTEFESNMKWVKEYHPGKHTDLRWCGTDWIKEYIEKYRSVYPKLVQHDKNYPTADKLQSLVKVGNIEFEGEMAKDTEGSLWIEKLLLEDSTEPIHFETWGGSNTFARALKSIEDKYKGTAEWQHIYDHVGKKAILYNIMDQDETYKKYIAINWPNIKVAFNKEQFASLAYIWNKVAPASQQPYFGGKWMKENILQGPIGGSYMTYGDGHKLAGDPQDVFGDMEKAKEIGFAKYDLISEGDSPSYLYLVNNGLRSAEDFSYGGWSGRLSPSAVADNVWEDNLASFDYNPELGKKDRFYSQTRWIKDLQNDFAARVAWTLKDYKEANHAPEVKIQEGLDLKVKQGQKITLHALGKDPDGDKISYKWYQYEEAGSYGAKVSLTAKESSVSFTVPQNISSGETIHIICEVTDSGEPPITRYARVILQAE